A window of Rhododendron vialii isolate Sample 1 chromosome 13a, ASM3025357v1 contains these coding sequences:
- the LOC131314453 gene encoding uncharacterized protein LOC131314453 produces MMRGERRFGGDVRIRSPPRVGYRGGRDYSPPRGRTNSPRRAGTRGRDYPRNPRTGSPPPVGRPIRESRDYPRNPRTGSPPLVSRPGRETQDLSRPYDGSRERRLRISGDVEKPRSDYGWRLGDDDRDEQSQKQSRFNDDLSQKFQWEHLFDESKGMNGNANHSSKHYPDYGIGTTLTGVTTERSYQSGGLAETGLSGTRGEKLVSMEVERGRNFPASYPLESGTQSGYGIDGGGLSLQSQKLLNSGLHENEDLRFRDQMPADKLPASEIYKGEEFSKFYSRQEKPPFYSRDTSRYAIPSSQPQGSNSVPFGRSMDDFHDSRGDGFPARSDGFNRSSGVLTDPVPHEAYTHIPRLKSSRDALLQLDDTTEYRQVQLSGNDGTRGGYTYPEMRRSEKSEMASLSDKLYGKMAGVENDYGHVDSLGPRRVEPIRDRIVVTEGSHREHVIGGTTWDPYRSSLERPISNYLDASGPLFVSKNDGEALDHGSIHHKYDRDVYREHTNNYMREDHGYGRDAGLQPEDEILNMSSMTGYDPGLDGIDDDIQEGLTEEELEFIEQPKRMQKRKLNVETELTRKNPRSKFSNKRNISGKIHNTNPSTSVFSPSRYRNIGGTIHGVGHRNSNRVAYGGPSCNPWQLKSTSRDIKKRLGPSFRDIKRRLGPVGPGPQEANMPHPSVKKRKVQKFLNMNGDDHHESVHAEEEGPSDGNLPPVKSEPREESEEFKQLVQGAFLKFVKQLNENPGHRRRLKKQGKAGSLKCTVCGSDSEEFTDTESLAVHACTVPKVGLRAQHLGFHKAVCSLMGWKSAEILNSQWVCQLLPDAENVALKEDLIIWPPVVFIHNSSLGDINPDGRVSVPVEMLEGILRDMGFGEKTEVCQGKPANATMVVKFSGTFSGFQEAEKLHKFYADNKLGRTEFQSINPNDTGKASASKVEEFLYGHLGIADDLDKLDFITKKRRFVRSKKEIQEIADAPLKTE; encoded by the exons atgatgagaggagagagaagatttggAGGAGACGTTAGAATCAGGTCTCCACCTAGGGTGGGCTACCGAGGCGGCAGGGACTACTCACCGCCACGCGGGCGAACTAACTCTCCTAGGCGAGCCGGTACGAGAGGTCGGGACTATCCGCGAAACCCTAGGACCGGGTCTCCGCCTCCAGTCGGTAGGCCAATCCGGGAGTCTCGGGACTATCCGCGAAACCCTAGAACCGGGTCTCCACCTCTAGTCAGTAGGCCAGGCAGGGAGACTCAGGACTTATCGCGGCCTTACGATGGGTCGCGTGAAAGGCGTTTACGCATATCTGGTGATGTGGAGAAGCCGAGGAGTGATTATGGCTGGCGTTTGGGTGATGACGATAGAGACGAGCAATCGCAGAAACAGTCGCGGTTTAATGATGATTTGTCACAAAAGTTCCAATGGGAACATCTTTTCGACGAATCAAAAGGGATGAATGGCAACGCAAATCACAGCTCAAAGCATTACCCTGATTATGGTATTGGTACGACTTTAACTGGAGTGACTACTGAAAGGAGTTATCAGAGTGGTGGATTGGCAGAGACTGGCCTCTCTGGGACGAGAGGGGAGAAACTGGTGTCTATGGAAGTTGAGAGGGGAAGAAATTTCCCTGCATCATACCCTCTTGAAAGTGGCACCCAGAGTGGTTATGGAATCGATGGTGGTGGTCTTTCGTTGCAATCTCAAAAGCTTTTGAATAGTGGTCTTCACGAGAATGAAGACCTCCGGTTTCGAGACCAAATGCCTGCTGATAAACTACCAGCAAGTGAAATATACAAAGGAGAAGAATTTTCCAAATTCTACTCAAGGCAAGAGAAACCCCCCTTCTATTCGAGGGATACTTCTCGTTACGCAATACCATCATCTCAGCCCCAGGGATCGAACTCTGTCCCTTTCGGAAGATCGATGGACGATTTCCATGATTCTCGTGGCGATGGTTTCCCTGCTCGTTCAGATGGATTCAATAGGAGTTCAGGAGTGCTTACTGATCCGGTTCCCCACGAGGCATACACTCATATTCCTCGTTTGAAGTCCTCTAGAGATGCACTATTGCAACTAGATGATACGACCGAATACAGGCAGGTTCAGCTTAGTGGAAATGATGGCACACGTGGGGGTTATACATATCCTGAAATGAGGAGAAGCGAGAAAAGTGAAATGGCTTCACTGTCTGATAAACTTTATGGGAAGATGGCTGGTGTTGAAAATGACTACGGCCATGTCGACTCTTTAGGTCCCAGAAGAGTGGAGCCTATCAGAGACAGGATAGTTGTTACAGAGGGTTCTCATAGAGAACATGTGATCGGAGGCACGACATGGGACCCGTATCGTTCTTCACTAGAGCGACCAATCTCCAATTATCTGGATGCATCTGGACCATTGTTTGTGAGTAAGAATGATGGGGAAGCGTTGGATCATGGAAGTATACATCACAAGTATGATCGAGATGTATATCGAGAGCATACAAACAATTACATGAGAGAAGACCATGGTTATGGAAGAGATGCTGGTCTTCAGCCTGAAGACGAGATATTGAATATGTCGTCGATGACAGGCTATGATCCGGGCTTGGATGGTATTGATGATGACATTCAAGAGGGGTTGACAGAGGAGGAGCTAGAGTTTATTGAGCAACCTAAAAGGATGCAAAAACGGAAACTCAATGTTGAGACGGAACTAACTAGGAAAAACCCGAGAAGTAAGTTCTCCAATAAAAGGAATATCTCTGGCAAGATTCATAATACCAATCCAAGTACCTCAGTGTTTAGTCCCTCACGATACAGAAACATTGGAGGGACTATACATGGCGTTGGTCATAGAAATTCCAACCGTGTTGCATATGGTGGGCCGTCGTGTAATCCGTGGCAATTAAAATCTACTAGTAGAGATATAAAAAAGCGACTGGGTCCTAGTTTTAGAGATATAAAGAGGCGACTAGGGCCTGTTGGACCTGGTCCTCAAGAGGCCAATATGCCACACCCTTCAGTGAAAAAACGCAAGGTGCAGAAGTTCTTGAATATGAATGGAGATGATCATCATGAAAGTGTTCATGCTGAAGAGGAAGGACCTTCAGATGGTAACCTCCCCCCTGTGAAGTCCGAGCCACGTGAAGAATCAGAGGAATTTAAGCAGCTGGTGCAAGGAGCATTTCTCAAGTTTGTCAAACAGTTGAATGAGAATCCAGGGCATCGCAGAAGACTGAAAAAGCAAGGAAAAGCGGGTAGTTTGAAGTGCACCGTTTGTGGCAG CGACTCCGAAGAGTTCACGGATACAGAAAGTCTGGCTGTGCATGCCTGCACAGTTCCAAAGGTTGGGCTGAGAGCACAGCATTTGGGTTTCCACAAGGCGGTTTGTTCCTTAATGGGATGGAAGAGTGCAGAGATCCTGAACAGTCAGTGGGTATGCCAGCTATTACCTGATGCTGAAAATGTGGCTCTGAAGGAAGACCTCATTATCTGGCCTCCAGTTGTGTTCATTCATAACAGTTCCTTAGGAGACATTAATCCAGATGGACGTGTAAGTGTACCTGTTGAAATGCTTGAGGGTATACTGAGAG ATATGGGGTTTGGTGAAAAGACCGAGGTGTGCCAAGGGAAACCTGCAAATGCTACCATGGTGGTGAAATTCAGCGGCACATTTTCTGGGTTTCAAGAAGCAGAGAAGCTTCACAAATTTTATGCTGACAATAAACTTGGGAGGACTGAGTTCCAGAGTATCAATCCTAATGACACCGGAAAGGCATCAGCAAGCAAGGTTGAAGAGTTTCTGTACGGGCATCTGGGAATTGCCGACGACTTggataaacttgattttattaCTAAGAAGCGGCGTTTTGTAAGGAGCAAAAAGGAGATCCAGGAGATAGCTGATGCCCCGCTAAAGACTGAATGA